In Euphorbia lathyris chromosome 10, ddEupLath1.1, whole genome shotgun sequence, a single genomic region encodes these proteins:
- the LOC136209789 gene encoding ribosome-inactivating protein gelonin-like: MEAWIVFATWLCFSIVTASSFTTIPYTSNGASVGSYQMFMTSLRRELSSRTTNNNILVTRRPSTITNQNRYLLVQLTGANAGETITMALNMENAYFIGYKTNDGRSFFFKDSPTNIEAANSGLFDGTTKVRVQGLDTHYTSLGDRTKIPLGIMTPMRNAINNLRLFNGVVTTSIRESVLVLIQVVSEAARFKVLQRAIEANINDAFRPKGVVISYQNSWDAISLQVQTAGADGRFRTPVQLQNEDFTPRTVSTVAEVKSDMGLLHYNGPQIFGNHNNSVGAGDLLREQLPAAL; encoded by the coding sequence ATGGAAGCGTGGATTGTGTTTGCAACATGGTTATGTTTCAGTATTGTAACGGCTTCCAGTTTCACGACTATCCCTTACACGTCGAATGGCGCGAGCGTTGGAAGCTACCAAATGTTCATGACCTCTCTTCGACGAGAATTATCAAGCAGAACTACGAACAACAATATTCTGGTAACTCGGAGACCATCCACCATTACAAACCAGAATCGGTATCTTCTGGTTCAGTTGACTGGCGCAAATGCAGGTGAAACAATCACAATGGCATTAAACATGGAGAATGCTTATTTTATTGGCTACAAAACCAACGATGGTCGCTCTTTCTTCTTCAAAGATTCTCCGACGAATATTGAAGCAGCCAACAGTGGACTTTTTGATGGAACGACGAAAGTGAGAGTACAAGGACTTGATACTCATTATACGAGTTTAGGAGATAGAACGAAAATTCCATTAGGAATTATGACTCCGATGAGGAATGCAATCAATAATCTCCGACTATTTAATGGTGTTGTGACCACTAGTATTCGTGAAAGTGTTTTAGTTCTTATACAAGTTGTTTCAGAAGCTGCGAGATTCAAAGTTCTTCAGAGAGCAATCGAGGCTAATATTAACGATGCATTTAGACCAAAAGGTGTTGTTATTAGCTATCAGAATTCGTGGGATGCGATATCCCTACAAGTTCAGACCGCCGGAGCAGATGGAAGATTTAGAACTCCGGTTCAATTGCAAAATGAAGATTTTACACCTAGGACAGTGTCCACTGTTGCCGAAGTTAAATCTGATATGGGATTGTTGCACTATAACGGGCCTCAAATATTTGGGAATCACAACAATTCTGTCGGAGCTGGAGATCTTCTCCGGGAACAACTTCCGGCAGCTCTTTAA